The following coding sequences lie in one Kwoniella dendrophila CBS 6074 chromosome 10, complete sequence genomic window:
- a CDS encoding chorismate mutase, whose protein sequence is MNFTSGADVSELLSLDHIRTQLIRLEDTIIFLLIERAQFALNEKIYQAGAFKDELGFDGSWLEWFLFEIECFHAKARRYTSPDEHAFTPLDKLPQPLIKPQALPSILHRPSATHPSVNVNSKILDFYVKQIVPGIVSSSRLGLEDDGNYGSAATRDVEVLQALSRRIHFGMFVSESKFLSAPHEFIPHILNPNPEALAGLITKPAVEAKLLIRLANKARVYGCEMDADGKVIEVPDEEMAARGKIDLATIVSMYKDWVIPLTKDVEVDYLLHRLEDVPQSQIDEWMKGTAA, encoded by the exons ATGAACTTTACTTCGGGAGCGGATGTCTCTGAGCTTTTATCGCTCGATCATATACGAACTCAGCTCATTCGATTGGAAGATACTATAATCTTTC TGCTCATTGAAAGAGCTCAGTTTGCCTTAAACGAGAAGATATATCAAGCAGGTGCATTCAAAGATGAgcttggatttgatggtagTTGGCTAGAATGGTTCTTATTCGAGATTGAGTGTTTTCATG CCAAAGCTAGACGATACACTAG TCCAGACGAGCACGCTTTTACGCCGTTAGACAAACTTCCTCAACCACTCATAAAGCCTCAGGCACTTCCATCAATCCTTCATCGACCATCTGCGACACACCCGTCTGTAAATGTAAACTCAAAGATCCTTGACTTCTATGTAAAACAGATTGTTCCGGGTATAGTCTCCAGCTCTAGATTGGGTCTGGAAGATGATGGCAATTATGGAAGTGCGGCGACAAGGGATGTCGAGGTATTGCAAGCTCTTAGTAGGAGAATCCATTTCG ggATGTTTGTCTCCGAGAGTAAATTCCTGTCAGCTCCACACGAATTCATCCCTCATATCCTTAACCCAAATCCCGAGGCATTAGCTGGTCTCATCACAAAACCTGCTGTTGAAGCTAAATTGTTGATACGACTTGCCAACAAAGCCAGAGTTTATGGCTGTGAGATGGATGCAGACGGTAAAGTCATTGAAGTACCAGACGAAGAAATGGCTGCTCGAGGTAAAATCGATCTAGCTACCATCGTTAGTATGTACAAAGATTGGGTAATCCCTTTGACTAAGGAtgttgag GTTGACTATCTCCTACACCGTTTGGAGGATGTGCCACAAagtcaaattgatgaatggatgaaaggaACGGCAGCATAg